A stretch of Kyrpidia spormannii DNA encodes these proteins:
- a CDS encoding SDR family NAD(P)-dependent oxidoreductase: MALEGKRVLVTGGNGGIGRAIARTFAAAGADVTSVDRRVQEEAESDITDVAFDLYQTDRLPHLVEDLWQQGPVHILVNCAGIYPSSPALVIDESAWDAVLDLNLKVPFLLCRELAGRMIQANITGSIVNIASTAAHTARPGVAHYAASKAGLVMLTRVLALEWAPYGIRVNAVCPGLVETDTLLASLVTPVLTQEHVEKVAKVPMQRAAEPGEIANVVRMLADDAVCGYVTGQALFVDGGYTAGQTFPSFQLQMQSVLDRI, translated from the coding sequence ATGGCACTCGAAGGCAAGCGCGTGCTGGTGACCGGGGGCAATGGCGGTATCGGGCGGGCCATCGCGCGAACGTTCGCGGCAGCGGGTGCTGACGTGACGAGCGTGGACAGGCGCGTCCAGGAGGAAGCCGAATCTGATATCACGGATGTGGCCTTCGATCTCTATCAGACTGACCGTCTTCCTCATTTGGTGGAGGACCTGTGGCAGCAAGGGCCCGTTCACATCCTCGTCAACTGTGCCGGCATCTATCCGTCGAGCCCCGCCCTCGTGATAGATGAGAGCGCCTGGGATGCGGTGCTGGACCTGAACCTGAAGGTGCCGTTTCTCCTCTGCCGTGAGCTGGCCGGGCGAATGATCCAGGCGAATATCACGGGGTCCATCGTGAACATCGCCTCCACCGCGGCTCACACGGCGCGCCCCGGCGTGGCGCACTACGCGGCGTCCAAGGCCGGATTGGTGATGCTCACGCGAGTGCTTGCGCTCGAGTGGGCACCGTACGGGATTCGTGTCAACGCCGTATGTCCGGGCCTCGTCGAGACCGACACGCTACTCGCCAGCCTCGTCACGCCCGTGCTCACGCAGGAGCATGTGGAAAAGGTCGCCAAGGTACCGATGCAGCGGGCGGCGGAGCCGGGCGAGATCGCGAATGTGGTACGGATGCTGGCGGACGACGCGGTCTGCGGCTACGTGACGGGCCAGGCGCTGTTTGTCGACGGGGGTTACACCGCGGGCCAGACGTTCCCGTCCTTTCAACTGCAGATGCAGAGCGTGTTGGACAGAATCTGA
- a CDS encoding haloacid dehalogenase type II codes for MIEAVVFDAYGTLFDVHSVVDACEDSFPGYGEQISQIWRQKQLEYTWLRALMRQYANFEEVNRDALKYTLHQLKLKFDNSIVERLLNAYLRLEHYSEVPQALKAFQPYKLAILSNGTTNMLETVVRNTGLRTYFNDILSVDELQTYKPDPRVYELAVSTLGVVKKQILFVSSNGWDVAGGKAFGFTVAWVNRQGKPHEELGVRPDYVVRNLLELVDTVS; via the coding sequence GTGATCGAAGCAGTTGTATTCGACGCCTATGGTACGTTGTTTGATGTGCATTCCGTGGTAGATGCATGCGAGGATTCCTTTCCTGGATACGGTGAGCAAATCAGCCAAATCTGGCGACAGAAACAGCTTGAATACACTTGGCTGCGTGCCTTGATGCGTCAGTACGCAAACTTCGAAGAAGTTAATCGAGATGCATTGAAGTATACGCTCCATCAACTGAAGTTGAAGTTCGACAATAGCATTGTTGAAAGGCTATTGAATGCCTACCTTCGACTCGAACATTATTCTGAAGTGCCACAGGCTCTTAAGGCTTTTCAGCCATACAAGTTGGCGATTTTGTCGAATGGGACTACGAACATGCTCGAAACCGTGGTTCGGAATACTGGACTTCGGACGTATTTTAACGATATTCTCAGTGTGGACGAGTTGCAAACGTACAAACCGGATCCACGGGTGTATGAATTGGCGGTTTCGACATTAGGGGTAGTCAAAAAGCAAATTCTGTTTGTCTCGTCGAACGGTTGGGATGTAGCCGGGGGAAAAGCATTTGGATTCACTGTCGCATGGGTCAATCGACAAGGTAAACCGCATGAAGAGTTGGGAGTGCGGCCAGATTACGTTGTACGGAACCTTCTCGAGCTTGTGGACACAGTTTCCTGA
- a CDS encoding polysaccharide deacetylase family protein, whose translation MSAPWPNGARVAVCLSWDVDGESAQYVRFPDRAPNQLSELHQRLYGPQVGIWKVLDLLRKYDIPGTFYIPTYTAKLHPDVVEAVQKDGHALGLHGHLHHSLEVLTLEQEEEILVHSQQIFRELTGSVPRIFRAPSWELNRWTPELLVRHGVLSDSSLMDDEKPYALETPAGQLIEIPIHWLLDDAEHWNHSRANRDKAIADPDAVFRLWSTEFDGYYASGGCYVLTLHPFISGRWAYMAVVERLIRHIRQYPGVWWTTLDRVTDWALERLAQQELPVRQSPAPEPLEF comes from the coding sequence ATGTCAGCACCATGGCCCAACGGAGCACGCGTGGCGGTTTGCCTGAGTTGGGATGTGGACGGGGAGTCCGCGCAATACGTCCGGTTTCCGGACCGGGCCCCCAATCAGCTGAGCGAACTGCACCAGAGACTGTACGGTCCGCAGGTGGGCATCTGGAAGGTGCTTGACCTACTTCGCAAATACGACATCCCCGGCACGTTCTACATCCCGACTTACACCGCCAAGCTTCACCCCGACGTCGTCGAGGCGGTCCAGAAGGACGGGCATGCTCTCGGTCTGCATGGCCACCTGCATCACAGTCTGGAAGTGCTGACGCTAGAGCAAGAGGAGGAAATCCTCGTTCACTCGCAGCAGATCTTTCGCGAGCTCACCGGCTCCGTACCCCGTATCTTCCGCGCCCCGTCGTGGGAACTCAACCGCTGGACCCCCGAACTTCTCGTGCGCCACGGCGTCCTGTCCGACTCCAGTCTTATGGACGACGAGAAACCCTATGCGCTTGAGACGCCCGCCGGGCAGCTCATCGAGATCCCCATCCACTGGCTGCTCGATGACGCCGAGCACTGGAACCACTCCCGCGCCAACCGGGACAAGGCCATTGCCGATCCTGACGCGGTGTTTCGCCTCTGGAGCACTGAATTCGACGGCTACTACGCCTCTGGTGGGTGCTACGTTCTGACACTCCACCCGTTCATCAGCGGCCGCTGGGCGTACATGGCTGTCGTGGAGCGGCTCATCCGGCACATCCGTCAGTACCCCGGCGTGTGGTGGACCACACTCGACAGGGTCACGGACTGGGCGCTGGAGAGGCTCGCCCAGCAGGAACTTCCGGTTCGCCAGTCGCCGGCGCCGGAGCCACTGGAGTTTTGA
- a CDS encoding nucleotidyltransferase family protein: MFGSVVRGEVDEFSGVDFLVRFEKDVSLFDLAGLQEDLGDLLGCPAHVVAEDSLRPEIRAVVMGEAVDL, from the coding sequence GTGTTCGGCTCGGTGGTCCGGGGCGAGGTGGACGAGTTCAGCGGCGTGGATTTTTTGGTACGGTTCGAGAAGGACGTGTCATTATTTGATTTGGCGGGCCTTCAGGAGGACCTTGGGGACTTGCTCGGATGTCCGGCGCATGTGGTGGCCGAGGATTCCTTGCGCCCGGAGATTCGGGCTGTCGTGATGGGCGAGGCGGTGGATTTGTGA
- a CDS encoding M28 family peptidase, with product MRSIDKSERELIAAVDRVRLVEWNRRLVREVRLSGSAEEARAFDEVQAELERLGFTTKRMSTDAYISLPIRASLEVNGEAVDCITHSMSASVQDLQASLVDLAPLPPDRWSADILAGRVGLTDGLAVPGLVVRAMECGAAGMVFVNGDLTYEMIVSPVWGHPTPETLDRLPTIPVVSVTRHGGERIRELMRGGTAECVMTTVVDTGIRPIPVLTAEINGRETPEDFVLFSGHIDSWHYGAMDNASANALMVEVARVVAAHRYELRRSLRLAFWSGHSHGRYAGSAWYCDTHWEELHEHCMVHINVDSVGGRGATVLSEANAMAETKPLAAEVIEALTGQSFVGTRYGRSGDQSFWGPGVPSLFMGLSEQPASDDPAARAFAQLFGGGNTGGFGWWWHTTEDTLDKIDPDLLVRDTQIYLLVIWRFLTDPLLPITCSKAALDVESALMRWQSRAGEHLDLSEAIRRARELTQRLRAIDAQMPDLQDPAARETCNRLIMRMCRLLVPLNYVKGSPFDHDLALSQSPLPKLADIDRLAAEAPGTLRHRALQTALRRRSNEVCHTLKEAIRLADEWSDVLTNARRQEEGASE from the coding sequence GTGAGATCTATCGACAAATCAGAGCGTGAGCTCATCGCCGCCGTTGACCGGGTCCGGCTCGTCGAGTGGAACCGGCGTTTGGTCCGCGAGGTGCGGCTGTCCGGATCAGCGGAGGAGGCCAGGGCCTTCGATGAGGTGCAAGCCGAATTGGAGCGGCTGGGCTTTACGACGAAGCGGATGTCAACGGATGCGTACATCAGCCTGCCGATCCGCGCGTCGCTCGAGGTGAACGGGGAAGCCGTGGACTGTATCACGCACTCGATGAGCGCGTCGGTGCAGGACCTTCAGGCATCCCTGGTCGATCTCGCCCCGTTGCCGCCCGACCGCTGGTCCGCAGACATCCTTGCCGGGCGCGTCGGGTTGACCGACGGGTTGGCGGTGCCGGGCCTCGTGGTGCGTGCGATGGAATGCGGCGCAGCGGGCATGGTGTTTGTCAATGGGGACTTGACGTACGAGATGATTGTCTCGCCCGTCTGGGGCCATCCCACGCCGGAGACGCTGGACAGACTGCCGACGATTCCGGTGGTATCGGTGACGCGGCACGGGGGAGAGCGGATTCGCGAGCTGATGCGCGGCGGTACGGCGGAATGCGTCATGACGACCGTTGTGGACACGGGCATTCGGCCCATCCCCGTGCTCACCGCGGAAATTAACGGCCGCGAGACGCCGGAGGACTTTGTCCTGTTCAGTGGCCATATCGACTCGTGGCACTACGGGGCGATGGACAACGCCAGCGCTAACGCACTCATGGTGGAGGTTGCGCGGGTGGTTGCGGCGCATCGGTACGAGTTGCGCAGATCACTTCGGCTCGCCTTCTGGTCCGGGCACTCCCACGGCCGTTATGCGGGATCCGCGTGGTACTGCGATACGCATTGGGAGGAGCTGCATGAGCACTGCATGGTACACATCAACGTCGATTCCGTGGGCGGCCGTGGCGCCACCGTGCTGAGCGAGGCAAACGCGATGGCCGAAACGAAGCCGCTGGCGGCCGAGGTTATCGAGGCGCTCACCGGTCAGTCCTTCGTTGGCACCCGCTACGGTCGATCCGGCGATCAGTCGTTCTGGGGTCCCGGCGTCCCCTCGCTGTTCATGGGCCTGTCGGAGCAACCAGCCTCCGATGATCCCGCCGCGCGCGCCTTCGCTCAACTCTTCGGCGGCGGCAACACGGGCGGTTTCGGTTGGTGGTGGCACACGACGGAAGACACCCTGGACAAGATTGACCCGGATCTGCTCGTGCGCGATACGCAGATCTATCTGCTGGTGATCTGGCGCTTTTTGACCGATCCGTTGCTGCCCATCACCTGCTCAAAGGCGGCGTTGGATGTCGAGTCCGCGCTGATGCGCTGGCAGAGCCGCGCCGGGGAACACCTGGATTTGTCGGAAGCTATCCGCCGTGCGCGCGAATTGACACAGCGGCTGCGGGCTATCGATGCACAGATGCCGGACCTGCAAGACCCCGCCGCGCGCGAAACCTGCAACCGCCTGATCATGCGGATGTGCCGCCTGCTTGTGCCGCTCAACTACGTGAAGGGCAGCCCGTTTGATCATGACCTCGCCCTGTCTCAGTCGCCCTTGCCGAAGCTGGCGGACATCGATCGGCTGGCGGCCGAAGCGCCGGGCACGCTCCGCCACAGGGCGCTGCAAACGGCGCTGCGCCGTCGCTCGAACGAGGTATGCCACACGCTCAAGGAGGCCATCCGCCTGGCGGACGAATGGTCCGACGTACTGACGAATGCGCGGCGGCAGGAGGAGGGAGCGAGCGAATGA
- a CDS encoding group II intron maturase-specific domain-containing protein: protein MTSLEELTGHLRRVPGLLVRPAWAVSLWWKSRTGLGDTPLAKSKSVHREVACEGSWRQTLGPMNKNLIRALTARNTPIAMEERIRRLNTYLGGWMGYFALAETPSTFEEIEGWIRRRLRMCLWKQWNRVRTRYRELRTGIAGVGGAPIRQRPQRAMAMAHGPINRALGNAYRQAQGLMSLTERYRRLRQAW from the coding sequence GTGACGTCCCTGGAAGAATTGACCGGGCATCTCAGGCGGGTGCCCGGTTTATTGGTACGCCCGGCATGGGCGGTGTCTCTATGGTGGAAGTCCCGAACGGGGCTTGGCGACACACCGTTAGCTAAGAGCAAGAGTGTCCATCGCGAGGTGGCATGCGAAGGAAGCTGGAGGCAAACCCTCGGCCCGATGAACAAGAACCTCATACGAGCCCTCACGGCGAGGAACACACCGATCGCCATGGAGGAACGAATCCGACGGCTGAACACGTATCTGGGCGGCTGGATGGGGTACTTTGCCCTGGCGGAAACGCCGAGCACCTTCGAAGAAATCGAAGGATGGATACGGCGGAGGCTGCGGATGTGTCTCTGGAAACAGTGGAACCGGGTACGGACGCGATATCGTGAACTGCGCACTGGGATTGCCGGAGTGGGTGGTGCACCCATTCGCCAACGCCCGCAAAGGGCCATGGCAATGGCACACGGGCCGATAAACAGGGCCCTGGGCAACGCCTACCGGCAGGCCCAAGGCTTGATGAGTTTAACCGAACGTTACCGAAGGCTCCGTCAAGCTTGGTGA
- the merA gene encoding mercury(II) reductase, giving the protein MSDKLRVRLAVRGMTCTGCAEHVHKALDSAGAERISVNFRRGEAIFEVDDAPGIEAAKRAVTEIGYEPGDAEILNRMASGSELDGTGGDEYDLLIIGSGGAAFSAAIQAVSRGAKVGMIERGTIGGTCVNIGCVPSKTLLCAGEIKRLAGKHSFAGLQTYAGPVDLKALIAQKNELVEELRQHKYIDLIDDYGFELIRGEARFVNEGTVEVGGRPITARNFLIATGASPAVPDIPGLKDVDYLTSTTALELQEVPKRLAVIGSGYIAMELGQLFHNLGTEVTLVQRSNRILKDFDPEISEAVTQALTEQSIQLIPGALFQRVEQEGDIKRVHITVEGKERIIEAEQLLVAAGRTPNTDALNLEAANVKVGDRGEVLVDEYLRTTNPRIYAAGDVTMGPQFVYVAAYEGWVAAENAVGGGSHKVDLTVVPAVTFTNPAIATVGLTEVQARSAGYEVITSVLPLDAVPRALVNRETTGVFKLVADANAGKILGAHVVAENAGEVIYSAVLAVKFGLTIEDLRNTMAPYLTTAEGLKLAALTFDKDVSKLSCCAG; this is encoded by the coding sequence GTGAGTGATAAATTGCGGGTACGACTTGCTGTGCGAGGAATGACTTGTACAGGTTGCGCGGAACACGTGCACAAAGCCCTGGATAGTGCTGGGGCTGAGAGGATATCCGTCAACTTTCGCCGTGGAGAGGCGATATTTGAGGTTGATGATGCGCCCGGTATTGAGGCGGCAAAACGAGCAGTAACCGAGATCGGTTATGAACCCGGTGACGCAGAGATTCTCAATCGTATGGCAAGCGGTTCGGAACTCGATGGGACCGGTGGCGACGAGTATGATCTTCTTATCATCGGATCCGGTGGTGCCGCATTCTCGGCAGCGATCCAGGCCGTTTCTCGCGGTGCGAAGGTGGGCATGATCGAACGCGGCACCATTGGTGGAACCTGCGTGAACATCGGTTGCGTGCCGTCGAAAACCCTGCTGTGCGCTGGAGAGATCAAACGTCTGGCAGGAAAGCATTCATTTGCCGGACTGCAAACATACGCCGGGCCAGTGGACTTGAAGGCATTGATCGCTCAGAAGAACGAGCTCGTCGAGGAACTGCGCCAGCACAAGTATATTGATCTAATCGATGATTATGGTTTTGAACTCATCCGGGGAGAGGCCCGATTCGTGAATGAAGGGACGGTAGAAGTGGGTGGGCGACCGATCACGGCCCGGAACTTTCTTATTGCCACAGGAGCTTCGCCGGCAGTTCCGGATATTCCGGGACTCAAAGACGTGGACTATCTCACAAGCACCACGGCACTGGAGCTTCAGGAAGTGCCAAAACGTCTTGCGGTGATCGGTTCCGGCTATATCGCAATGGAGCTGGGCCAGCTTTTCCATAACCTTGGCACCGAAGTGACGCTTGTCCAGCGAAGCAATCGGATCCTCAAAGATTTCGATCCCGAAATTTCGGAAGCTGTCACACAGGCTTTGACTGAACAAAGCATTCAACTGATCCCGGGCGCCTTGTTCCAACGCGTTGAGCAGGAGGGCGACATCAAGCGAGTTCACATTACGGTGGAGGGGAAGGAGCGGATCATTGAGGCCGAGCAGCTTCTTGTTGCCGCGGGACGCACTCCCAACACGGATGCACTCAATCTCGAGGCTGCAAACGTGAAGGTCGGCGACCGTGGCGAGGTTCTCGTGGACGAATACCTGCGGACGACCAATCCCCGCATCTACGCTGCTGGCGACGTCACCATGGGACCGCAATTTGTCTACGTGGCGGCGTATGAGGGATGGGTGGCAGCCGAAAATGCGGTTGGTGGCGGCAGTCATAAAGTCGATCTGACTGTTGTCCCGGCTGTGACGTTTACGAACCCGGCCATCGCGACAGTCGGGCTCACAGAAGTGCAAGCCAGGTCTGCTGGATACGAGGTGATTACATCGGTGTTGCCTCTGGATGCCGTTCCAAGAGCACTCGTCAATCGCGAGACAACAGGTGTGTTCAAACTTGTGGCGGATGCGAACGCGGGGAAGATTCTCGGTGCGCATGTGGTGGCAGAAAACGCTGGTGAAGTCATCTATTCGGCAGTTCTTGCTGTAAAGTTCGGCCTGACCATTGAGGATCTGCGGAACACCATGGCACCGTATCTCACCACGGCAGAGGGACTCAAACTGGCGGCCCTCACGTTCGACAAAGACGTGTCCAAGCTGTCGTGCTGCGCTGGATGA
- a CDS encoding ketopantoate reductase family protein — MNFLVVGAGAIGGVIGGYLSRAEHRVLFVDKDPDHVRALREQGLSIRTASETFNIPVDALSSDAFAAEATPLDDVDAVLLAVKAQHTEDAVAPFSHRLPETACVVLLQNGLCEDVIARYVEPERTVGAFVNLFADCFEPGVVEYGGMGSLFIGELDGPRGEDGSPVASGAGDSGRSPARHEMRLNGCSI; from the coding sequence ATGAACTTCCTCGTGGTGGGTGCAGGTGCGATTGGCGGCGTGATCGGCGGCTATCTGTCCCGGGCCGAACACCGGGTGCTGTTTGTGGATAAGGATCCGGATCACGTGCGGGCGCTGCGGGAGCAGGGTCTCTCCATCCGTACTGCGTCGGAGACGTTTAACATCCCCGTGGATGCGCTCTCCAGTGACGCGTTCGCGGCGGAGGCCACGCCGCTGGACGACGTGGACGCGGTGCTGCTCGCGGTGAAGGCGCAGCATACGGAGGATGCGGTGGCCCCGTTCTCCCATCGTCTACCGGAGACGGCCTGCGTGGTCTTGCTGCAAAACGGCCTGTGCGAGGACGTCATCGCCCGTTACGTCGAGCCGGAGCGCACGGTGGGCGCGTTCGTCAACCTGTTTGCGGATTGCTTCGAACCGGGCGTGGTGGAATACGGCGGCATGGGGAGCCTTTTCATCGGCGAGCTTGACGGTCCGCGGGGGGAAGACGGAAGTCCCGTGGCATCTGGGGCCGGTGATTCAGGAAGGTCGCCGGCTCGACACGAGATGCGGTTGAACGGCTGCTCGATATGA
- a CDS encoding MaoC/PaaZ C-terminal domain-containing protein, with protein sequence MYFEEFFVGQHFKLNPIILTSQEIYEFAHRYDPQPIHIDPEFAKNGIFKGIIASGFHTLSMVWSEWIRTNRFGTEIIGGTGLDFVQWTAPVRPGDTLYADVEVTETLPSSKGNGGLVALKFTVTNQKDETVLVTQGRVYLKRKGD encoded by the coding sequence ATGTATTTTGAGGAGTTTTTCGTTGGCCAGCACTTCAAGCTAAATCCCATCATCTTAACCTCACAGGAAATCTACGAATTCGCTCATCGCTATGACCCGCAGCCCATACATATTGATCCTGAGTTTGCGAAAAATGGGATTTTCAAAGGGATCATCGCCTCCGGATTTCACACGTTGAGTATGGTTTGGAGTGAGTGGATCCGAACCAATCGATTCGGAACAGAAATCATCGGCGGTACCGGGCTGGACTTTGTACAGTGGACAGCGCCAGTTCGACCAGGCGATACGTTATACGCGGACGTTGAAGTAACCGAGACATTACCTTCATCCAAAGGAAATGGAGGATTGGTTGCCCTTAAATTTACTGTTACGAATCAAAAGGATGAAACTGTTCTTGTGACGCAGGGACGAGTCTATCTTAAGCGCAAGGGTGATTAA
- a CDS encoding MFS transporter produces MSTVLGVNAGDVPLQQGRAVRKAIIAGSIGNVMEWYDWSIYGFFASVISKHFFPSQDPVASLLSTFLVFALGFVMRPLGSLVFGPYGDRVGRRKALALAVILMAIGTFVIGVIPTYEQIGVAAPILLVIARLIQGFSAGAEWGSSTSFLVEYAPRNRRGFYGSWQQFSTGAGLLSGSLVSTLLILSLPATALESWGWRVAFLIGIVLGLVGLYLRMKMEDTPKFIQAEQMENVAKQPLKEMVTKHPLQVLQAIGFTISWTVSYYITFTYLPTYVKTVVHMSFGAAMLSNVIILTFFILLIPFVGALSDKIGRKPLLLLSCAGFAILSYPMFLLINRGSFFMILLPQLILALFESFFAAPGPAALAEIFPTRVRNSSLSVGYNIGVALFGGTAPFIATYLISVSGNKLSPTWYVVICAVITFLVLLGLKDRYREELN; encoded by the coding sequence ATGTCAACCGTGCTGGGCGTAAACGCGGGAGATGTCCCGTTGCAGCAGGGGAGAGCGGTGCGCAAGGCCATCATCGCCGGCTCCATCGGCAACGTCATGGAATGGTACGACTGGTCCATCTACGGATTTTTCGCGTCAGTGATTTCCAAACATTTTTTCCCATCCCAGGACCCTGTCGCGTCGCTTCTTTCAACGTTTTTGGTGTTCGCGCTCGGCTTCGTGATGCGGCCGCTGGGTTCGCTGGTGTTCGGGCCGTACGGTGACCGCGTGGGTCGCCGCAAGGCGCTGGCCCTCGCCGTCATCCTCATGGCCATCGGCACGTTCGTGATTGGCGTCATCCCGACCTATGAACAGATTGGCGTGGCTGCACCCATTCTGCTCGTTATCGCGCGCCTGATCCAGGGCTTCTCGGCTGGCGCCGAGTGGGGAAGTTCGACGTCGTTCCTGGTCGAGTACGCGCCGCGCAACCGCCGCGGATTTTACGGCAGTTGGCAGCAATTTAGCACCGGGGCGGGGTTGTTGTCGGGATCGCTCGTGTCCACGTTGCTCATCCTCTCCTTGCCGGCGACTGCACTGGAGTCGTGGGGGTGGCGCGTGGCGTTCCTCATTGGCATCGTGCTCGGTTTGGTGGGTCTGTACCTGCGGATGAAGATGGAGGATACGCCGAAGTTCATCCAGGCGGAGCAGATGGAGAACGTCGCCAAACAGCCGCTGAAGGAAATGGTGACCAAGCACCCGCTGCAGGTCCTGCAGGCCATCGGTTTCACCATCTCCTGGACCGTGTCTTATTACATCACGTTCACCTATCTGCCGACGTACGTCAAGACGGTCGTTCACATGTCGTTCGGGGCCGCGATGCTGTCGAACGTTATCATCCTAACGTTCTTCATCCTGCTCATTCCTTTCGTCGGTGCCCTGTCCGACAAAATTGGGCGTAAGCCGCTGCTTCTGCTCTCGTGTGCGGGATTCGCCATCCTGTCGTATCCGATGTTCCTGCTCATCAACCGCGGCAGCTTCTTCATGATCCTTCTGCCGCAGTTGATCCTCGCGCTATTCGAGTCGTTCTTCGCTGCTCCCGGTCCGGCCGCGCTGGCGGAGATCTTCCCAACGCGGGTGCGCAACAGCTCCCTGTCCGTCGGCTACAACATCGGTGTGGCGCTTTTCGGCGGCACGGCGCCGTTCATCGCGACCTACCTGATCTCAGTTTCGGGCAACAAGCTGTCTCCGACTTGGTACGTGGTCATTTGCGCCGTCATCACGTTCCTCGTGTTGCTCGGTCTCAAGGATCGTTACCGTGAGGAGCTGAACTGA
- a CDS encoding SDR family NAD(P)-dependent oxidoreductase codes for MFKSKKVVVTGAAGVIGKWICTAFARQRAHLCVTDVRSDALAALHADPHIGPAIALHHVTDLRSADSIGALVDAVERQWGAPDIVINNAGIYPSRRLLDVDAAEWSEVMAVNLTAPFLLTQAFARLMQARQVTGCFVNIVSKSAHRPRPGGGPYAVSKAGLAMLTRAFALELAPLGIRVNAVSPGLAPGSEVNALSDEYIATMLRRIPLGRPSNADDVGAAVLYLCSDHAAYITGATLVVDGGSAAGEFELPEAHA; via the coding sequence TTGTTTAAGTCGAAGAAGGTGGTGGTGACGGGGGCGGCGGGCGTTATTGGCAAGTGGATATGTACGGCCTTTGCGCGGCAACGGGCACACCTCTGCGTGACGGACGTGAGGTCCGACGCGCTAGCGGCTCTCCATGCCGACCCGCACATCGGCCCTGCCATTGCCCTGCACCACGTGACGGACCTGCGGTCCGCCGACTCCATCGGTGCACTGGTGGACGCGGTGGAGAGGCAGTGGGGCGCGCCGGACATCGTGATCAACAACGCCGGCATCTACCCGAGCCGGCGGCTGCTCGATGTGGACGCAGCGGAGTGGTCGGAGGTGATGGCCGTCAACCTGACCGCGCCGTTTCTCCTTACGCAAGCCTTTGCGCGCCTGATGCAAGCGCGGCAGGTGACTGGATGTTTCGTGAACATCGTCTCCAAATCCGCGCACCGCCCTCGGCCAGGCGGCGGCCCTTACGCAGTCTCCAAGGCAGGACTGGCGATGTTGACGCGGGCTTTTGCCCTCGAGCTCGCACCGCTGGGCATCCGTGTCAACGCGGTGAGCCCCGGCCTTGCGCCGGGTAGCGAGGTGAACGCGCTGTCCGACGAATATATCGCAACGATGTTGCGCCGGATCCCGCTTGGCCGCCCGTCGAACGCTGATGACGTGGGTGCGGCCGTCCTGTACCTGTGTTCTGATCACGCCGCCTACATCACCGGCGCCACCCTCGTCGTCGACGGTGGCAGCGCGGCGGGAGAGTTCGAGTTGCCGGAGGCGCACGCTTGA